Proteins encoded by one window of Mariniplasma anaerobium:
- a CDS encoding beta-glucosidase, whose product MSLTFEQKVQLLDGLDTWHTKPFEGLDSMLMTDGPHGIRKQIDTTDNIGVTGSVKATCYPTASLTACSFDRLIMKKLGENIAKEAIHHGVQMVLGPGINIKRTPLCGRNFEYISEDPFLSGELAAAYIKGSESMNVGTSLKHFICNNQEKNRFTIDSIVDERALHEIYYSGFKRALKENPATMMISYNKLNGQYLSENPILKDVVRNKWNYQGVVVSDWGAINNRSESVKMTCDLEMPSSHGYWTKKLLEDSLKDGVLKQEILNSSLRVESMIKKYKKQESVEIDFKKQHELARMIARESMVLTKNEDILPLNEKENVVFISGFYDQMRYQGGGSSHVNASEVSNIIDIASNYSKNLKCAKGFSIENQKIDIKLEKEALELANQSKKVIYAVGVPEILETEGFDRKTLDLPYNQVELFKKLYQINQNIILVVISGSVVNLKPFERSKGCLIAYLGGQASSLALMDILYGKTSPSGRLAETWIDDANMCNVSITDDNNAIYYDESIFVGYRYYETFRKPVRYHFGHGLSYATFIYKDFLVEEVDHEYKVSVSVRNTGKIVAKEVVLVFVENNESSVYKAKRELKAFDKVELKPNEVKTVSFTLTKEDFSFYDIYQKRFVRETGDYQIQICKHSGLIIDQAEIHIEGKEIKHPLVSYNQYEYNPIDFSKIYQKDLPMKNVKRMRPYTLSTTIREVEHTLMGKLVKIAISNTAAKQTKKIQDHWMKEVIKRSLMESPIRMLALFSNETLSLYQAEGIVDILNLKIFKGIKKLRTKSKGE is encoded by the coding sequence ATGAGTTTGACATTTGAACAAAAAGTACAACTGCTAGATGGACTAGACACGTGGCATACAAAACCATTTGAAGGTTTAGATAGTATGTTAATGACTGATGGACCGCATGGCATTAGAAAACAAATAGATACGACTGATAATATAGGTGTTACTGGAAGTGTAAAAGCAACTTGTTATCCAACTGCAAGTCTTACTGCATGTTCTTTTGATCGTCTTATTATGAAAAAACTTGGAGAAAATATAGCTAAAGAAGCAATCCATCATGGAGTTCAAATGGTTTTAGGACCAGGTATCAATATTAAAAGAACGCCTTTATGCGGTAGAAACTTCGAATATATTTCAGAAGATCCATTTCTTTCAGGAGAATTAGCTGCAGCATATATTAAAGGTTCAGAAAGTATGAATGTTGGAACTTCACTAAAGCATTTTATTTGTAATAATCAAGAAAAGAACCGCTTCACGATTGATAGTATTGTTGATGAAAGAGCGCTTCATGAAATTTATTATAGTGGATTTAAAAGAGCTTTAAAAGAAAATCCAGCGACTATGATGATTAGTTATAATAAATTAAATGGGCAGTATCTCTCTGAAAATCCAATATTAAAAGATGTTGTAAGAAATAAATGGAATTATCAAGGTGTAGTTGTTAGTGACTGGGGTGCCATAAATAACCGAAGTGAAAGTGTTAAAATGACGTGTGATTTAGAAATGCCATCAAGTCATGGATATTGGACAAAAAAATTATTAGAAGATAGTTTAAAAGATGGTGTATTAAAACAAGAAATCTTGAATTCATCTTTAAGAGTTGAAAGCATGATTAAAAAGTATAAAAAACAAGAAAGTGTTGAAATTGATTTTAAAAAACAACATGAACTAGCACGTATGATTGCAAGAGAATCAATGGTCTTAACAAAAAATGAAGATATTCTTCCATTGAATGAAAAAGAAAATGTTGTTTTCATATCTGGTTTTTATGATCAAATGAGATATCAAGGTGGGGGTAGTTCACATGTTAACGCATCTGAAGTATCTAACATTATAGATATTGCGAGTAATTATTCTAAAAACTTAAAATGCGCAAAAGGATTTTCAATAGAAAACCAAAAAATAGACATTAAATTAGAAAAAGAAGCCTTAGAACTTGCTAATCAATCTAAAAAAGTGATTTATGCTGTTGGTGTTCCTGAGATTTTAGAAACTGAAGGTTTCGATAGAAAAACACTTGATTTACCATATAACCAAGTGGAATTATTTAAAAAATTATACCAAATCAATCAAAATATTATATTAGTTGTGATTAGTGGATCTGTTGTTAATTTAAAACCTTTTGAAAGATCTAAAGGATGTTTAATAGCATATTTAGGTGGGCAAGCTTCTTCACTAGCACTTATGGATATCTTATATGGCAAAACAAGTCCATCTGGCAGATTAGCTGAAACTTGGATAGATGATGCGAATATGTGTAATGTTTCAATAACAGATGATAATAATGCGATATATTATGATGAATCAATATTTGTTGGATATAGATATTATGAAACTTTTAGAAAACCTGTTAGATATCATTTTGGACATGGTCTAAGTTATGCAACTTTTATCTATAAAGACTTTTTAGTTGAAGAAGTTGATCACGAATATAAAGTAAGTGTTTCTGTTAGAAATACTGGGAAAATAGTAGCAAAAGAAGTTGTATTAGTATTTGTAGAAAATAATGAAAGTAGCGTTTATAAAGCTAAAAGAGAATTGAAAGCTTTTGATAAGGTTGAGTTAAAACCTAATGAAGTTAAAACTGTGTCATTTACACTAACAAAAGAAGATTTTAGTTTTTACGATATCTATCAAAAAAGATTTGTTAGAGAAACGGGTGATTATCAAATCCAGATATGTAAACATTCAGGACTTATCATAGATCAAGCAGAAATACATATCGAAGGTAAGGAAATCAAACATCCACTAGTAAGCTATAATCAATACGAGTATAATCCAATAGACTTTTCAAAAATTTATCAAAAAGATTTACCAATGAAAAATGTTAAACGAATGAGACCATATACACTCTCAACGACTATTCGTGAAGTAGAACACACATTGATGGGTAAATTAGTAAAAATTGCGATTTCAAATACCGCAGCTAAACAAACAAAGAAAATTCAAGATCATTGGATGAAAGAAGTTATAAAAAGGTCTTTAATGGAATCACCTATCCGTATGCTAGCTTTATTTAGTAATGAGACTCTATCGTTATATCAAGCAGAAGGTATAGTAGATATATTAAATTTAAAAATATTCAAAGGCATAAAAAAATTAAGAACTAAATCTAAGGGAGAATGA
- the hpt gene encoding hypoxanthine phosphoribosyltransferase → MHKDISEILVSEKEIQIICDKLGKQITHDYKDKSPILVGLLKGCMPFMSDLSKKIELKVDIAYMSVSSYHGGISSSGDVKIKMDLDIPITNRNVIIVEDIVDTGNTIVTIVELLMHRGAKSVEIVTLLDKPEGRLKPYVPKYVGRTIPKEFVVGYGLDYDEYYRNLPYVGILNPKVYTKKESA, encoded by the coding sequence ATGCATAAGGATATATCAGAAATATTAGTTTCAGAAAAGGAAATTCAAATTATCTGTGATAAGCTTGGAAAGCAAATCACGCATGATTATAAAGACAAAAGTCCAATTTTAGTGGGTCTACTTAAAGGCTGTATGCCTTTTATGTCAGATTTATCAAAAAAGATTGAATTAAAAGTCGATATAGCTTACATGTCTGTTAGTAGTTATCATGGTGGTATCAGTTCATCAGGTGATGTAAAAATTAAAATGGACTTAGACATTCCAATTACCAATCGTAATGTTATCATTGTGGAAGATATCGTTGATACAGGAAATACAATCGTTACAATCGTTGAACTGCTCATGCACAGAGGTGCAAAATCAGTTGAAATTGTAACTTTATTAGATAAACCAGAAGGTAGATTAAAACCTTATGTTCCAAAATATGTTGGTAGAACTATCCCTAAAGAATTTGTAGTAGGCTATGGCTTAGACTATGACGAATACTATCGAAATCTCCCATATGTTGGCATATTAAATCCTAAAGTATATACAAAAAAGGAAAGCGCATAA
- the tilS gene encoding tRNA lysidine(34) synthetase TilS gives MQQIIDRLNTEVKIPKKAKCIVSVSGGADSMMLLFLLKQTDYQIEVVHFNHLKREQSTDEADLVKSYCEQNNIPFHYYFIKVDEGNFHHKAHKLRIHYLKEAAKVTKSTYIFTAHHLDDLFENVLMKITRGSNLLGYAGMQLAHKEKTIHYVKPLLYTTKQEILAFVKENQIPFLDDESNEENNYLRNRYRHAVVPIMKQENSNLLNQIGQYNMQVTKAFKFIRKTTLSLLTNKKEIDLSTFQTLDPAIQEDMIAYLLEAHHFNISYDMIMHIKEMLLQNKPNARYQLSETHFFTRTYKKASIKEIFKKNVDEIEVKNGENKLTNVAIFTFLNNSNTPTEELEKLCYNKLAFPFILRHRKNGDKLAYSYGHKKLKDLFINKKVPMDKRDQLWVLTDQNNEILWVQDFYLNQTLGDEHCVYFNLKESKHA, from the coding sequence TTGCAACAAATCATAGATAGATTAAACACAGAAGTCAAAATCCCAAAAAAGGCAAAATGCATAGTTTCAGTCAGTGGTGGAGCAGATTCAATGATGCTTCTGTTTTTGCTAAAGCAAACAGATTATCAAATAGAAGTTGTTCACTTCAATCATTTAAAGCGTGAACAATCTACTGATGAAGCAGACTTAGTCAAATCATATTGCGAACAAAACAATATACCATTCCACTATTACTTCATTAAAGTCGATGAAGGAAATTTTCATCACAAAGCTCATAAATTAAGAATTCATTACTTAAAAGAAGCTGCAAAAGTAACTAAATCAACCTATATTTTCACTGCACATCATTTAGATGATCTGTTTGAAAATGTTTTGATGAAAATAACTAGAGGATCAAATCTTTTAGGCTATGCAGGTATGCAACTAGCCCATAAAGAGAAAACTATCCATTACGTAAAACCATTACTATATACAACAAAACAAGAAATACTTGCTTTTGTTAAAGAAAATCAGATCCCGTTTTTAGACGATGAATCCAATGAAGAAAACAACTATTTAAGAAATAGATATAGACATGCTGTTGTTCCTATTATGAAGCAAGAAAACTCCAATCTTTTAAATCAAATTGGACAATATAATATGCAAGTCACAAAAGCTTTTAAATTTATTAGAAAAACTACTTTATCATTATTGACTAACAAAAAAGAAATTGATTTATCAACCTTTCAAACCTTAGACCCTGCAATTCAAGAAGACATGATTGCATATTTATTAGAAGCGCATCATTTTAATATTTCCTATGATATGATTATGCACATAAAGGAAATGCTGCTTCAAAATAAACCAAATGCACGATATCAACTATCTGAAACGCATTTTTTTACAAGAACATATAAAAAGGCTTCAATAAAGGAAATATTTAAAAAAAATGTTGATGAAATTGAAGTTAAAAACGGAGAAAATAAACTAACAAATGTGGCTATTTTCACATTTTTAAATAATTCAAACACTCCTACTGAAGAATTAGAAAAATTATGTTATAATAAATTAGCATTTCCATTCATATTAAGACATCGTAAAAACGGTGATAAACTAGCCTATTCTTATGGGCATAAAAAGTTAAAAGATTTGTTTATAAATAAAAAAGTACCTATGGATAAACGTGATCAATTGTGGGTTTTAACAGACCAAAACAATGAGATTTTATGGGTTCAAGATTTTTATTTAAATCAAACTCTTGGGGATGAGCATTGCGTATATTTTAATCTAAAGGAGTCAAAACATGCATAA
- a CDS encoding Maf family protein: protein MIILASGSPRRAKLLKDAGIEFKIVTSDIEETFNPDLEPQEVAMYLARLKAKHIALSYKDDIVIGADTIVVYNNQILGKPIDQEDAFRMLSMLSNQCHFVYTGVSIIKGEDEDTFYDQTEVCMKPLSELEIKSYIRTLEPMDKAGSYGIQGEGRHLVEKYEGDFFTIMGLPLKKVINQLKKHI, encoded by the coding sequence ATGATTATATTAGCAAGTGGGTCACCACGTAGAGCAAAATTATTAAAAGATGCTGGTATTGAATTTAAAATTGTTACCAGTGATATAGAAGAAACTTTTAATCCGGATTTAGAACCACAAGAAGTAGCAATGTATCTTGCAAGATTAAAAGCTAAACATATTGCTTTATCTTATAAAGATGATATCGTCATAGGGGCAGATACTATCGTCGTCTATAACAATCAAATCTTAGGAAAACCAATAGATCAAGAAGATGCTTTTCGCATGTTAAGCATGCTATCTAATCAATGTCACTTTGTATATACCGGTGTTTCAATCATTAAAGGTGAAGATGAAGATACTTTTTATGATCAAACAGAAGTTTGTATGAAACCTTTAAGTGAATTAGAAATTAAATCATATATTAGAACTTTGGAACCAATGGATAAAGCAGGTTCATATGGCATTCAAGGTGAAGGAAGACACTTAGTAGAAAAGTATGAAGGTGACTTTTTTACAATTATGGGACTTCCACTAAAAAAAGTTATAAATCAGCTTAAAAAACATATATAA
- a CDS encoding alpha-galactosidase, whose protein sequence is MIKFNKPYFVIETNSLTYAFKTLATGHLEHLYFGDKIVDSDLEFLHTKLTAKARGVIDYLEEQGRDIPLDLIPLEFSSSGKGDYKLSPIELKMPDQTFVSDFIYFKHEIIEGILVSDKLPSPYDDEKNTQTLIVTLKDTKFNIYVDLVYTSFYDVDIISRKTIIRNEEKQTINLRKIMSMSFDIYGSQYDMLTLDGGAIKEAQKHITPVAFGTYINSSVTGNSSYKHNPGVILLEKGTHEDYGNCYGFNLIYSGNHYTAVDQSSHGILRVMQGINPAMFEWDLKSNEFFETPTTILSFSSKGLNDLSHHMHDFVNKHLIPRQFREVDRPIVINSWEGFYFDFNERKLLGLAKKAKSLGIELFVLDDGWFSSRNNDLSGLGDYDVNLKKLKHGLNGLSKKIHQMGMKFGLWFEPEMINPVSKLYEKHPEYAIKIEGRDPALGRHQLILDMINPEVRKYIIDEISHIIEDAKLDYIKWDMNRDMTDMFSKHISNQGMFYHSYMLGLYDVLSQLREKYPHILIETCASGGNRFDLGMLRYGPQIWTSDNTDPIARLSIQKGISYFYPQSCISNHVSMSPHEQTLRKTPIDTRFNVSMFGVLGYELDFKFLNAFEINSIKKHIETYKAYRHVLQFGKFYRFNEDPKVRMNFQVSLDDTHVIGNYQVLAQPNPNLEVLKIKDLDQEKVYDLKSLEQKLPLEKFGHLISHALPIKLNPNKALFRLLSRFKQLDNATEEAHISGNVGMKGYKMKQQFMGTYYNDQTRMLGDFGSQIYIIKESR, encoded by the coding sequence ATGATTAAGTTTAATAAACCATATTTTGTTATCGAGACAAATTCATTAACATATGCTTTTAAAACATTAGCTACAGGACACTTAGAACACTTATATTTTGGTGATAAGATTGTTGATTCTGATTTAGAATTCTTACATACAAAGCTAACTGCAAAAGCTCGTGGAGTTATTGATTATTTAGAAGAGCAAGGTAGAGATATCCCTCTTGATTTAATCCCCTTAGAATTTTCGTCTTCTGGTAAAGGTGATTATAAATTATCTCCTATAGAGTTAAAAATGCCTGATCAAACATTTGTTTCTGATTTTATATATTTTAAGCATGAAATTATAGAAGGCATCTTAGTTAGTGATAAGTTACCATCTCCATACGATGATGAAAAAAACACACAAACTCTTATAGTTACTTTAAAAGATACCAAGTTTAATATTTACGTAGATCTTGTCTATACAAGTTTTTATGATGTAGATATTATATCTAGAAAAACTATCATAAGAAATGAAGAAAAACAAACAATCAATTTAAGAAAAATCATGAGTATGAGTTTTGATATTTACGGATCTCAATATGATATGTTAACACTTGATGGTGGTGCAATTAAAGAAGCACAAAAACATATAACACCTGTTGCTTTTGGAACATATATCAACAGTTCTGTTACAGGAAACTCAAGTTATAAACATAATCCGGGTGTTATTTTACTTGAAAAAGGGACACATGAAGATTACGGTAATTGTTATGGATTTAATCTAATATATAGTGGGAATCATTATACAGCTGTTGATCAATCAAGTCATGGCATACTACGCGTGATGCAAGGTATTAATCCGGCTATGTTTGAATGGGATTTAAAATCAAATGAGTTTTTTGAAACACCTACAACCATCTTAAGTTTTTCATCTAAAGGACTAAATGATTTAAGTCATCACATGCATGATTTTGTAAACAAGCATCTTATTCCCAGGCAATTTAGAGAAGTAGATCGACCTATAGTTATTAATAGCTGGGAAGGATTTTATTTTGATTTTAACGAAAGAAAATTATTAGGATTAGCTAAAAAAGCTAAATCTTTAGGTATAGAATTATTTGTTTTAGATGATGGATGGTTCTCATCAAGAAATAATGATTTATCTGGACTTGGAGATTATGACGTTAATTTAAAAAAATTAAAACATGGATTAAATGGTTTATCAAAAAAAATACATCAAATGGGTATGAAATTCGGATTGTGGTTTGAACCTGAAATGATCAATCCAGTTTCAAAATTATATGAAAAACATCCAGAATATGCTATAAAAATTGAGGGTAGAGACCCAGCTTTAGGCAGACATCAACTCATTTTAGATATGATTAATCCAGAAGTGAGAAAATATATCATAGACGAAATATCACACATAATAGAAGATGCTAAACTTGATTATATCAAATGGGATATGAATAGAGATATGACAGATATGTTCTCAAAACATATTTCTAATCAAGGTATGTTCTATCATAGTTATATGTTAGGCTTATATGATGTCTTATCACAATTAAGAGAAAAATATCCTCATATTTTAATAGAAACTTGTGCAAGTGGTGGAAATCGTTTTGATTTAGGTATGCTAAGATATGGACCTCAAATATGGACTTCTGATAATACAGACCCTATCGCAAGACTATCAATACAAAAGGGTATATCTTATTTTTATCCTCAATCATGCATAAGTAATCATGTTTCTATGAGTCCACACGAACAAACATTAAGAAAAACACCTATAGATACTAGATTTAATGTATCAATGTTTGGTGTTTTAGGATATGAATTAGATTTTAAATTTTTAAATGCTTTTGAAATTAATTCAATAAAAAAACATATTGAAACGTATAAAGCATATCGGCATGTATTGCAATTTGGTAAATTTTATAGATTCAATGAAGATCCTAAAGTTCGTATGAATTTTCAAGTAAGTCTTGATGATACACATGTTATAGGGAACTATCAAGTATTAGCACAACCAAATCCTAATTTAGAAGTTTTAAAAATTAAAGATTTAGATCAAGAGAAAGTATATGATCTAAAATCATTAGAACAAAAACTACCTTTAGAAAAATTTGGGCACTTGATTTCACATGCCCTGCCAATTAAACTAAATCCTAATAAAGCTTTATTTAGATTGCTTTCAAGATTTAAGCAATTAGATAATGCAACTGAAGAAGCGCATATTTCAGGAAATGTTGGTATGAAAGGCTATAAAATGAAACAACAATTTATGGGCACTTACTATAATGATCAAACAAGAATGCTAGGCGATTTTGGCTCACAAATATATATAATAAAAGAAAGTAGATGA
- a CDS encoding alpha-glucosidase has protein sequence MGLKKDLVVYQVYPRSFKDSNDDGIGDIKGITSKLDYIKSLGVDIIWLSPVYCSPNDDNGYDISDYLNINPEFGNMKDMNKLILEAELRGLKIMMDLVINHTSDEHEWFKKSVANDPKYKDYYIWRDEPNNWTSFFGGKAWDKIGDKYYLHLFSKKQPDLNWHNPDVMEDIKKVMSFWLDKGIYGFRCDVINIIFKSSLENGKKHLVLTGKEHYHQQEGMHKILKELRRDVLNHYDTFTVGETVMVTPKQANDLIYPENEELDMVFSFSHMEVDQVSNKWFKTKFRPKKLMKVLSMWQKEVYWNANYLENHDQPRSISRFGDDKKYHNQSAKMLATLLMSLKGTPYIYQGQEIGMTNGEFKTMSEFQDVETHTIYHVAKKLGIPKKIRFKMMQKTSRDNARTPMQWNKEGGFSKVTPWLKQNPNTKEINVLDQEQDHDSILNYYRKLIKIRKNNKVLRYGEFESVLQTKSVFIFRRFDKKKEAIIVLNMSNKEQKIKNDCEGKLIINNIKKNDYNCVLSPYEARIYIKEISND, from the coding sequence ATGGGGTTAAAAAAAGATTTAGTTGTTTATCAAGTCTATCCAAGAAGTTTTAAAGACAGTAATGATGATGGTATTGGCGATATCAAAGGGATCACTTCAAAGCTAGATTATATTAAGTCATTAGGTGTAGATATTATTTGGTTATCACCAGTATACTGTTCGCCTAATGATGATAATGGATACGACATTAGTGACTATTTAAATATAAATCCAGAATTTGGGAATATGAAAGATATGAACAAACTAATTTTAGAAGCTGAATTAAGAGGCTTAAAAATTATGATGGATTTAGTGATCAATCATACTTCCGATGAACATGAGTGGTTTAAAAAAAGTGTGGCAAATGATCCAAAATACAAAGATTATTATATTTGGAGAGATGAACCAAATAACTGGACAAGTTTTTTTGGTGGAAAAGCTTGGGATAAAATAGGAGATAAGTATTATCTTCATTTATTTAGTAAGAAACAACCGGACTTAAATTGGCATAATCCTGATGTAATGGAAGATATTAAAAAAGTAATGTCATTTTGGTTAGATAAAGGAATTTATGGATTTAGATGTGATGTTATAAATATTATTTTCAAATCAAGTTTAGAAAACGGGAAGAAGCATCTTGTTTTAACAGGAAAAGAACATTATCATCAACAAGAAGGTATGCATAAAATCCTTAAAGAACTAAGAAGAGATGTTTTAAATCATTATGATACTTTCACAGTAGGTGAAACTGTGATGGTAACACCAAAACAAGCCAATGATTTAATATATCCTGAAAATGAAGAATTAGATATGGTGTTTAGTTTTTCACATATGGAAGTTGACCAAGTGAGCAACAAATGGTTTAAGACGAAATTTAGACCAAAAAAATTGATGAAGGTTTTGTCAATGTGGCAAAAAGAAGTATATTGGAACGCAAACTATCTAGAAAACCACGATCAACCAAGATCGATATCTAGATTTGGAGATGATAAAAAATATCATAACCAAAGTGCTAAGATGTTAGCTACACTTTTGATGAGTTTAAAAGGGACTCCATACATTTATCAAGGTCAAGAAATTGGTATGACAAATGGAGAGTTTAAAACGATGAGTGAGTTTCAAGACGTAGAAACTCATACTATTTATCATGTTGCAAAAAAATTGGGGATCCCTAAAAAAATAAGATTTAAAATGATGCAAAAAACATCTAGAGATAATGCTAGAACTCCAATGCAATGGAATAAAGAAGGCGGGTTTTCAAAAGTTACTCCATGGTTAAAACAAAATCCAAACACTAAAGAGATAAATGTTTTAGACCAGGAACAAGATCATGATTCTATACTTAATTATTATCGTAAATTAATAAAAATTAGAAAGAATAATAAAGTACTTAGATATGGAGAATTTGAATCTGTTTTACAAACAAAATCAGTATTTATATTTAGAAGATTTGATAAGAAAAAAGAAGCAATCATCGTTCTAAACATGTCTAATAAAGAACAAAAAATTAAAAATGATTGTGAAGGAAAACTTATTATAAATAATATCAAGAAGAATGATTATAATTGTGTATTATCGCCCTATGAAGCGAGAATATACATAAAGGAGATATCTAATGATTAA
- a CDS encoding glycoside hydrolase family 2 protein — MKQIIPINFSWYVKKHEEKDLKKIDIKDFEVIDIPNQPVNIDNNFFKLDDIRQKFTYVYYIQDIDFKNHKIIELLFEGVAIESDIYLNKTFVGHHQSGYTPFSVDITKHIDHSLEKQELMVVVSGEERKNVPPFGGVVDYLGYVGIYREVYINLLDSSYIKDVFMYAKDPLNNNLLTFEVETSKNKGVLDVEIFDIEHKSVIQKSISIDNLKTSFEIEVNNKKLWSLDNPYLYEIVINYKDKEVYDIYTHKFGFRTLEFRADGFYLNNKLKKLIGLNRHQSYPYQGYAMPKSAQKEDADILKRNLGLDIARSSHYPCSKHFLNRADEIGLLVLEEIPGWQYIGNDMFKEITYDSLKRMIHRDRNHASICLWGVRINESADDHDFYSKTNEIARSLDPSRQTCGIRNFDGSEFLEDVYTYNDFSHTGNNPGVKKKLDIAKKDVPYMISEHNGHMFPTKAYDSEPKRLDQAKRHLQVINDMMNPKSRISGSIGWVMNDYHTHPEFGSGDGICYHGVRDIYRMPKMASYSYLSQKDTPFVLELSSNMNLGEYPGGFIDEVYVFTNLDSIKLYKNDHLVDTFYPDHKAYPHLAHPPVIIRDFVGKMMEEQENLSAKDAERFKKIIKKVATQGTNLSLRYKLMMAWLLKKYKLTLDDGMKLFYKYTTGWGDKLVSYRFEGYKEEVKVKEITKTYDESFIGKLKSNKTEMVIEDTYDTMRFEFTCEDTKNNIKQYSFDPIQIETKGSIQLIGPAIQTLNSGQIALWVRSIKKGKGSIKVTLRDQVIEKEVIVK, encoded by the coding sequence ATGAAACAAATCATTCCAATTAATTTTTCTTGGTATGTAAAAAAACATGAAGAAAAAGACTTAAAAAAAATAGACATCAAAGACTTTGAAGTCATAGATATTCCAAATCAACCAGTAAATATAGATAACAACTTCTTTAAATTAGATGATATTCGCCAAAAGTTCACCTATGTTTACTATATACAAGATATTGATTTTAAAAATCATAAAATCATTGAACTTCTTTTTGAAGGTGTAGCAATTGAAAGTGACATTTACTTAAATAAGACATTTGTTGGTCATCATCAAAGTGGATACACTCCTTTTAGTGTTGATATAACAAAACACATTGATCATTCTCTAGAAAAACAAGAGTTAATGGTTGTTGTTTCTGGAGAAGAAAGAAAAAACGTTCCTCCATTTGGTGGTGTCGTTGATTATTTAGGTTATGTTGGTATTTATCGCGAGGTCTATATTAATTTGTTAGATTCATCTTATATTAAAGATGTTTTTATGTACGCAAAAGACCCATTGAATAATAATCTATTAACATTTGAAGTTGAGACATCAAAAAACAAAGGTGTTTTAGATGTAGAAATTTTTGATATAGAACATAAATCTGTTATTCAAAAATCTATTTCTATTGATAATCTTAAAACATCATTTGAAATAGAAGTAAACAATAAGAAGTTATGGTCTCTTGATAATCCTTATTTATATGAAATCGTCATCAATTATAAAGATAAAGAGGTTTATGACATATATACTCATAAATTTGGATTTAGAACATTAGAATTTAGAGCAGATGGATTTTATTTAAATAATAAGCTTAAAAAATTAATTGGGTTAAATAGACATCAAAGTTATCCATATCAAGGATACGCGATGCCAAAATCAGCACAAAAAGAAGATGCGGATATTTTAAAAAGAAATTTAGGATTAGATATTGCAAGATCATCACATTATCCTTGTTCTAAGCACTTTTTAAATCGTGCTGATGAAATAGGGCTATTAGTTTTAGAAGAGATTCCTGGATGGCAATATATAGGCAATGACATGTTTAAAGAGATCACTTACGATTCTTTAAAACGCATGATACATAGAGATAGAAACCATGCATCTATATGTTTATGGGGAGTTAGGATTAATGAATCTGCAGATGATCATGATTTCTATTCAAAAACAAATGAGATTGCAAGATCTCTAGATCCATCTAGACAAACATGTGGGATTAGAAATTTTGATGGTAGTGAGTTTTTAGAAGATGTTTATACATATAATGATTTTTCTCATACAGGAAATAATCCTGGTGTTAAAAAGAAATTAGATATCGCGAAAAAAGATGTTCCTTATATGATATCAGAACATAATGGACATATGTTTCCTACAAAAGCTTATGATTCAGAACCTAAAAGATTAGATCAAGCTAAAAGACATCTACAAGTTATCAATGATATGATGAATCCAAAAAGCAGAATCAGTGGATCTATTGGATGGGTGATGAATGATTATCATACACACCCAGAGTTTGGAAGTGGAGATGGTATTTGTTATCACGGTGTAAGAGATATCTATCGCATGCCTAAAATGGCATCATATAGCTATTTATCACAAAAAGATACACCGTTTGTTTTAGAGCTTTCTTCTAATATGAATCTAGGAGAATATCCTGGTGGATTCATAGATGAAGTGTATGTTTTTACAAACCTAGATTCAATTAAACTTTATAAAAATGATCATCTTGTAGATACATTTTATCCAGATCATAAAGCTTATCCTCATTTAGCACACCCACCAGTAATCATAAGAGATTTTGTGGGTAAAATGATGGAAGAACAAGAAAATCTTAGTGCAAAAGATGCAGAAAGATTTAAAAAGATTATTAAGAAAGTTGCAACTCAAGGTACAAATCTTTCATTAAGATATAAATTAATGATGGCATGGCTGTTAAAAAAATATAAATTAACTTTAGATGATGGTATGAAACTGTTTTATAAATATACAACCGGTTGGGGAGATAAACTTGTATCTTATAGATTTGAAGGATATAAAGAAGAGGTAAAAGTTAAAGAAATAACCAAAACTTACGATGAATCTTTTATAGGTAAATTAAAATCTAACAAAACCGAAATGGTAATTGAGGACACATACGATACAATGAGATTTGAATTTACTTGTGAAGACACTAAAAACAATATTAAACAATACTCATTTGATCCTATTCAAATTGAGACTAAAGGATCTATTCAACTAATAGGACCCGCTATACAAACACTTAATTCAGGACAAATAGCTCTATGGGTTAGATCAATTAAAAAAGGTAAAGGTAGCATTAAAGTAACTCTTCGTGACCAAGTCATAGAAAAAGAGGTAATTGTTAAATGA